The Amycolatopsis sp. DG1A-15b genome window below encodes:
- a CDS encoding LLM class F420-dependent oxidoreductase, whose amino-acid sequence MRFAIKTSPQNTEWADMLAVWQAADEIELFESGWTFDHFYPIFSDSTGPCLEGWVTLTALAQATKRLRLGTLVSGIHYRHPALLANMAATLDIVSGGRLEIGVGAGWNEEESGAYGMELGSIKARSDRFEEACEVLVGLLTQETTTFRGEHYQLTDARCEPKGVQRPHPPICIGGSGEKRTLRTAAKYAQHWNFVGGPPEEFARKREVLHRHCADVGRDPAEITLSSHVRLDPDLDYAKVAAEAEALGEAGVDLAIVYLPPPHTPAVLEPLAKALEPLR is encoded by the coding sequence ATGCGATTCGCCATCAAGACCTCACCCCAGAACACCGAGTGGGCGGACATGCTCGCCGTCTGGCAGGCCGCGGACGAAATCGAGCTGTTCGAGTCCGGCTGGACCTTCGACCACTTCTACCCCATCTTCTCCGATTCGACCGGACCGTGCCTGGAAGGCTGGGTGACGCTGACCGCGCTGGCACAGGCCACCAAGCGGCTGCGGCTGGGCACGCTGGTCAGCGGCATCCACTACCGCCACCCCGCGCTGCTGGCGAACATGGCCGCGACGCTCGACATCGTCTCCGGCGGCCGGCTGGAGATCGGCGTCGGCGCCGGCTGGAACGAAGAGGAGTCCGGCGCGTACGGCATGGAGCTGGGCTCGATCAAGGCCCGCAGCGACCGGTTCGAGGAAGCGTGCGAGGTCCTCGTCGGGCTGCTGACGCAGGAGACCACGACGTTCCGGGGCGAGCACTACCAGCTGACCGACGCCCGCTGCGAGCCGAAGGGCGTCCAGCGGCCGCACCCGCCGATCTGCATCGGCGGCAGCGGCGAGAAGCGCACCCTGCGCACGGCCGCGAAGTACGCCCAGCACTGGAACTTCGTCGGCGGCCCGCCCGAGGAGTTCGCCCGCAAGCGTGAAGTCCTGCACCGCCACTGCGCGGACGTCGGCCGCGACCCGGCGGAGATCACGCTGTCCTCGCACGTCCGGCTCGACCCGGACCTCGATTACGCGAAGGTCGCCGCCGAAGCCGAGGCGCTCGGGGAAGCGGGGGTGGACCTGGCGATCGTGTACCTGCCGCCGCCGCACACCCCGGCCGTGCTGGAACCGCTGGCGAAGGCGCTCGAGCCGCTGCGCTGA
- a CDS encoding peroxiredoxin family protein produces MLEAGSPAPPLVLEDTDGQTVRLADHRGRHAVLLYFMRSTTCPVCRRHVRALAEDAAALEAAGVRVLIAVPEDRATAAAWRAKHEIPFPVLTGRRGTPHELVGLSRAVFGALQRSGSILVDAQGVVRHAHSATLPTGSYDRAGIAAAVAALGAPA; encoded by the coding sequence GTGCTCGAAGCCGGATCGCCCGCACCGCCGCTGGTGCTGGAAGACACCGATGGGCAGACCGTCCGACTGGCCGACCACCGGGGCCGGCACGCCGTCCTGCTCTACTTCATGCGGTCGACGACGTGCCCGGTCTGCCGGCGGCACGTCCGTGCCCTCGCCGAGGACGCCGCCGCGCTCGAGGCGGCCGGCGTCCGGGTCCTGATCGCGGTCCCCGAGGACCGCGCGACGGCGGCCGCGTGGCGGGCGAAGCACGAGATCCCGTTCCCGGTCCTCACCGGCCGCCGCGGCACGCCCCACGAGCTGGTGGGCCTGAGCCGGGCCGTCTTCGGCGCGCTGCAGCGGTCCGGCAGCATCCTCGTCGACGCGCAGGGGGTGGTCCGCCACGCGCACAGCGCCACCCTGCCGACCGGCAGCTACGACCGCGCGGGCATCGCCGCGGCCGTCGCCGCGCTGGGCGCCCCGGCCTGA
- a CDS encoding sigma-70 family RNA polymerase sigma factor, with amino-acid sequence MGWVSERLVEAARGGDLESITAVVHGAHPHVRRFADHLCASPQDAEDAAQEALLVLYRKIGSLRASAALASWMFRIVRNECLRRARRLFEDAADPGLAASAEDEVLRRLEAERVAEAIRALPDVQRHVLIMRDVLGHPGRAVAGALGLSTAAMKSHLHRARTAVRARLHTA; translated from the coding sequence ATGGGTTGGGTCAGCGAGCGGCTCGTCGAAGCGGCGCGGGGTGGCGACCTCGAGTCGATCACGGCGGTCGTGCACGGGGCCCATCCGCACGTGCGGCGCTTCGCCGACCACCTCTGCGCGTCGCCGCAGGACGCCGAGGACGCGGCGCAGGAGGCCCTGCTCGTCCTCTACCGCAAGATCGGTTCCCTGCGGGCCTCGGCCGCGCTGGCGTCGTGGATGTTCCGGATCGTCCGGAACGAGTGCCTGCGCCGCGCCCGGCGGCTGTTCGAGGACGCCGCCGACCCCGGCCTGGCCGCGTCGGCCGAAGACGAGGTCCTCCGGCGGCTCGAAGCCGAGCGCGTCGCCGAAGCCATCCGGGCGCTGCCGGACGTCCAGCGCCATGTGCTCATCATGCGCGATGTCCTCGGGCACCCGGGACGGGCGGTCGCCGGCGCGCTCGGGCTGAGCACCGCGGCGATGAAATCCCACCTGCACCGGGCGCGGACCGCGGTCCGCGCCCGGCTGCACACCGCCTGA
- a CDS encoding roadblock/LC7 domain-containing protein: MDFEALAGELRNLRENVAGVTDTVLAAVDGIPIIADAADDIDPAKISALAAADLGIARQAAEITGKGTLNQTVVFGSEGYMAVYAIGRLALMVVLGDKGLNVGRLLFESRPVIERIGSILAA, encoded by the coding sequence TTGGATTTCGAAGCACTGGCCGGCGAGCTGCGGAACCTGCGGGAGAACGTCGCCGGGGTGACCGACACGGTGCTGGCCGCGGTCGACGGCATCCCGATCATCGCCGACGCCGCCGACGACATCGATCCGGCGAAGATCTCCGCGCTCGCCGCGGCCGATCTCGGGATCGCCCGGCAGGCCGCCGAAATCACCGGCAAGGGCACGCTGAACCAGACCGTGGTGTTCGGCAGCGAAGGCTACATGGCCGTCTACGCCATCGGGCGGCTGGCGCTGATGGTCGTGCTGGGCGACAAGGGCCTGAACGTCGGGCGCCTGCTGTTCGAATCCCGGCCCGTCATCGAGCGGATCGGCTCGATCCTGGCCGCGTAG
- a CDS encoding epoxide hydrolase family protein, with protein MRNNEEIRPFTIDVPQADLDDLRDRLTRTRWAADLPGAGWSRGVPVSYLKELAGYWRDGYDWRAHERKLNAFPQFVTEIDGQDIHFLHVRSPEPDALPLILIHGWPGSIVEFLNVIGPLTDPRAHGGDPADAFHLVIPSIPGTAFSGPTRETGWDTGRITRAFAELMHRLGYDRYGAQGGDTGAVVGPGLGRLAPDKVVGVHANGLAAFGAPDDGAELTEAEKARLEHFAYLRTEQSGYVAMQTTRPQTLAHGLHDSPVGQLAWIAEKFKEWTDPAAELPEDAVDRDLLLTNVMLYWLTGTGGSSANCYYETAHAGAWGASERSPVPTGVAVFPLDVSIRGALDREHTIVHWSEFGRGGHFAAMEAPDLLVGDVRAFFGKLR; from the coding sequence ATGCGGAACAACGAAGAGATCCGGCCCTTCACCATCGACGTCCCCCAGGCCGACCTGGACGACCTGCGCGACCGGCTCACCCGCACCCGGTGGGCGGCGGACCTGCCCGGCGCGGGCTGGAGCCGCGGGGTACCGGTGAGCTACCTCAAGGAGCTGGCCGGGTACTGGCGCGACGGCTACGACTGGCGCGCCCACGAGCGGAAGCTGAACGCGTTTCCCCAGTTCGTCACCGAGATCGACGGGCAGGACATCCACTTCCTGCACGTCCGCTCCCCCGAGCCGGACGCCCTGCCGCTGATCCTGATCCACGGCTGGCCCGGTTCGATCGTCGAGTTCCTGAACGTGATCGGCCCGCTGACCGACCCGCGCGCCCACGGAGGCGACCCGGCGGACGCGTTCCACCTGGTGATCCCCTCGATCCCCGGCACCGCCTTCTCCGGGCCGACCCGCGAGACGGGCTGGGACACCGGCCGGATCACCCGCGCGTTCGCCGAGCTGATGCACCGGCTCGGCTACGACCGCTACGGCGCGCAGGGCGGCGACACCGGCGCCGTCGTCGGCCCGGGCCTCGGCCGGCTCGCCCCGGACAAGGTCGTCGGCGTGCACGCCAACGGGCTCGCCGCGTTCGGGGCGCCGGACGACGGCGCCGAGCTGACCGAAGCCGAGAAGGCGCGGCTGGAGCACTTCGCGTACCTGCGGACCGAACAGTCCGGGTACGTGGCGATGCAGACGACCCGGCCGCAGACGCTGGCGCACGGGCTGCACGATTCCCCGGTGGGGCAGCTGGCCTGGATCGCGGAGAAGTTCAAGGAGTGGACCGACCCGGCCGCCGAGCTGCCGGAGGACGCGGTGGACCGCGACCTGTTGCTCACCAACGTGATGCTCTACTGGCTGACCGGCACCGGCGGGTCGTCGGCCAACTGCTACTACGAGACCGCGCACGCGGGCGCGTGGGGCGCGAGCGAGCGGTCTCCGGTGCCGACCGGGGTCGCGGTGTTCCCGCTGGACGTTTCGATCCGCGGCGCGCTCGACCGCGAGCACACGATCGTCCACTGGTCCGAGTTCGGCCGGGGCGGCCACTTCGCGGCGATGGAGGCACCCGATCTGCTGGTGGGCGACGTCCGGGCGTTCTTCGGCAAGCTGCGGTGA
- a CDS encoding WYL domain-containing protein: MRETSARLLRLLSLLQTRRDRSGAELAERLDITPRTVRRDIERLRALGYPVLATAGTAGYRLGAGADLPPLLLDDDEAVAVAMGLRTAAGGSITGIEETSVRALAKLEQVLPSRLRHRINALRSATVPLAGTGPTADPDTLTAIAAAVRDSVRLRFGYRAHDGTESVRTTEPHRLVHTGRRWYLVAWDVDRADWRTYRVDRLEPRTPTGPRFTPRTPPAPDLGGYTSRAISTSAYRYQGRFTLHVSAETAAERIAPTTAALEPIDEHSCTLRAGSDSLDELAIYVAGKGFDFQVHEPPELVDHVRALAARFGKAAG, from the coding sequence ATGCGGGAAACCTCGGCACGGCTGCTGCGGCTGCTTTCGCTCCTGCAGACCCGGCGCGACCGGTCCGGAGCCGAACTGGCCGAACGCCTCGACATCACCCCGCGGACCGTGCGCCGCGACATCGAACGGCTGCGCGCGCTCGGCTACCCGGTGCTGGCCACCGCGGGCACCGCCGGCTACCGGCTGGGCGCCGGCGCGGACCTGCCGCCGCTGCTGCTCGACGACGACGAAGCCGTCGCCGTCGCGATGGGCCTGCGCACCGCTGCGGGCGGCTCGATCACCGGCATCGAGGAGACGTCGGTGCGCGCGCTGGCCAAGCTCGAACAGGTGCTGCCGTCCCGGCTGCGCCACCGGATCAACGCCCTGCGGTCGGCGACGGTGCCGCTGGCCGGCACCGGCCCCACCGCCGACCCGGACACCCTCACCGCCATCGCCGCCGCCGTCCGCGACTCGGTGCGGCTGCGCTTCGGCTACCGCGCCCACGACGGCACCGAGAGCGTCCGCACGACGGAGCCGCACCGGCTGGTGCACACCGGACGGCGCTGGTACCTCGTCGCCTGGGACGTCGACCGCGCGGACTGGCGCACCTACCGCGTCGACCGCCTCGAACCCCGCACGCCCACCGGGCCGCGGTTCACCCCGCGCACGCCGCCCGCCCCCGATCTCGGCGGCTACACCTCGCGGGCGATCTCGACGTCGGCCTACCGCTACCAGGGCCGGTTCACCCTGCACGTCAGCGCCGAGACCGCGGCCGAGCGGATCGCCCCCACCACCGCGGCGCTGGAACCGATCGACGAGCACAGCTGCACCCTGCGCGCCGGCTCCGACTCGCTCGACGAGCTGGCGATCTACGTCGCCGGCAAGGGCTTCGACTTCCAGGTGCACGAGCCCCCGGAACTCGTCGACCACGTCCGTGCGCTGGCGGCGAGGTTCGGCAAGGCGGCCGGCTGA
- a CDS encoding DHA2 family efflux MFS transporter permease subunit: MLVITSVASLMVVLDALVVATALPAIRTGLGASVTELEWTVNAYGLSFAVLLMTAAAAGDRWGRRRVFTAGVTLFAAASLVCAVAPGVAVLIAGRVLQGAGAAFVMPLALALLGAAFPAGLRPKALGVFASVSGVAVPLGPLLGGAVVEGISWPWIFWINVPIGAALAYFALTRVEESHGPDPVLDVPGLVLAGAGSFGVVWGLVQGNSAGWSSVAVLGPLVAGLVAFGAFVAWQRRAAHPMLPLHLFRSRRFAAGNAVIFFHWASALGAVFFMAQFLQEGLGYGPLAAGLGLAPWGLTTTVVPQLAGRLAGRFGERPFIVAGLGLHALAMGWIALVAGPSIGYGVIAVPLVLSGTGIAMCLPAAQSAVLTSVAPRFLGKASGAFSAMRQLGGAFGVALLVAAFSLTGSYASRAEFSAGFTAAAVGSAVLAAAGALAGSVIPRRETKE; this comes from the coding sequence GTGCTCGTCATCACCTCGGTGGCGTCGCTGATGGTCGTCCTCGACGCGCTGGTCGTGGCGACCGCCCTGCCGGCGATCAGGACCGGCCTCGGCGCGTCGGTCACCGAGCTCGAGTGGACGGTCAACGCCTACGGCCTGAGCTTCGCCGTCCTGCTCATGACGGCGGCAGCGGCCGGTGACCGCTGGGGGCGGCGCCGGGTCTTCACGGCGGGGGTGACGCTGTTCGCGGCGGCGTCGCTGGTCTGCGCGGTCGCGCCCGGCGTGGCGGTCCTGATCGCCGGGCGGGTGCTGCAGGGCGCCGGGGCCGCGTTCGTCATGCCGCTCGCGCTCGCCCTGCTCGGGGCCGCCTTCCCAGCCGGGCTGCGGCCCAAGGCCCTGGGGGTGTTCGCGAGCGTCAGCGGGGTGGCGGTGCCCCTCGGGCCGCTGCTCGGCGGCGCGGTCGTGGAAGGCATCTCGTGGCCGTGGATCTTCTGGATCAACGTCCCGATCGGGGCGGCGTTGGCGTACTTCGCGCTGACCCGGGTCGAGGAGAGCCACGGCCCGGACCCGGTCCTCGACGTCCCGGGCCTGGTGCTGGCCGGCGCCGGCTCCTTCGGGGTGGTGTGGGGCCTGGTCCAGGGCAACTCGGCCGGCTGGAGCAGCGTGGCCGTGCTGGGGCCGCTGGTGGCCGGGCTGGTGGCGTTCGGCGCGTTCGTGGCGTGGCAGCGGCGAGCCGCCCACCCGATGCTGCCGCTGCACCTGTTCCGGTCCCGCCGGTTCGCCGCCGGCAACGCCGTGATCTTCTTCCACTGGGCGTCCGCGCTGGGTGCGGTGTTCTTCATGGCCCAGTTCCTGCAGGAGGGGCTGGGGTACGGGCCGCTGGCCGCCGGGCTCGGGCTGGCGCCGTGGGGGCTGACGACGACGGTCGTGCCGCAGCTGGCGGGCCGGCTGGCCGGCCGGTTCGGCGAGCGGCCGTTCATCGTGGCGGGGCTGGGGCTGCACGCCCTCGCCATGGGGTGGATCGCCCTGGTCGCCGGGCCGTCGATCGGCTATGGCGTGATCGCCGTGCCGCTCGTGCTGTCCGGCACGGGGATCGCGATGTGCCTGCCCGCCGCGCAGAGCGCGGTGCTGACGTCCGTCGCGCCGCGGTTCCTCGGCAAGGCCTCCGGCGCCTTCAGCGCGATGCGGCAGCTCGGCGGGGCGTTCGGCGTGGCGCTCCTGGTGGCCGCTTTCTCGCTGACCGGCAGCTACGCCTCGAGGGCCGAGTTTTCCGCCGGGTTCACGGCGGCCGCCGTGGGCAGCGCCGTGCTCGCCGCGGCCGGCGCGCTGGCCGGTTCCGTCATTCCCCGCCGTGAAACGAAGGAGTAG
- a CDS encoding isocitrate lyase/phosphoenolpyruvate mutase family protein, protein MSEPKAVQLRELHHGKLLVLPNAWDEASAELVVHMGFPVVATSSAAVAGALGHEDGERAPWREMFAAVARIARAAPVPVTVDAEAGYGLEPDQLVAELLSAGVAGCNLEDTDHRAGGLVPATAQADRLAAIRAAAGESLVLNARIDTFLPPSGFSGAERTDEAIRRGRLYREAGADCVYPIGISTAADLGKVVAGVPGPVNGNTGAELDLDTLAALGVARVSFGPRFYRAGMAAMRGGLEELRRAAGMEVPGARAAGR, encoded by the coding sequence ATGTCCGAGCCGAAAGCCGTTCAGTTGCGCGAACTGCACCACGGGAAGCTGCTGGTGCTGCCGAACGCGTGGGACGAGGCGAGCGCGGAACTCGTCGTCCACATGGGATTCCCGGTCGTGGCGACGTCCAGCGCCGCGGTGGCCGGCGCGCTGGGCCACGAAGACGGCGAACGGGCGCCGTGGCGGGAGATGTTCGCCGCCGTGGCGCGGATCGCCCGCGCGGCGCCGGTTCCGGTGACGGTGGACGCCGAGGCGGGCTACGGCCTCGAGCCGGACCAGCTCGTGGCCGAACTGCTTTCCGCCGGGGTGGCGGGCTGCAACCTCGAGGACACCGACCACCGGGCCGGGGGACTGGTGCCCGCGACGGCCCAGGCGGACCGGCTGGCCGCGATCCGCGCGGCGGCCGGGGAGTCCTTGGTGCTCAACGCGCGGATCGACACTTTCCTGCCGCCGAGCGGGTTTTCGGGAGCCGAGCGGACGGACGAGGCGATCCGGCGCGGGCGGCTGTATCGCGAGGCCGGGGCGGATTGTGTCTACCCGATCGGTATTTCGACCGCGGCCGACCTCGGGAAGGTGGTCGCCGGCGTGCCCGGGCCGGTCAACGGGAACACAGGCGCGGAGCTGGATTTGGACACCCTGGCGGCGCTGGGGGTCGCCAGGGTGTCCTTCGGACCGCGGTTCTACCGCGCGGGGATGGCGGCGATGCGCGGCGGGCTCGAGGAGCTGCGCCGCGCGGCGGGGATGGAGGTACCCGGTGCCCGGGCCGCCGGCCGATGA
- a CDS encoding maleylpyruvate isomerase family mycothiol-dependent enzyme, producing the protein MPGPPADEAMLAAALEHAVASAAGVGLADLGRPSACDGWTVADALAHLTGSLRCVATALASGVVPPDTPARTGPVTARCLRRDLGDAAAALTAAARDLRGRRAVAVDGLALPCHQLIVVGAIEAAVHGWDADPARPIPGELATRLLAELPSVLDGGTRRGVFAEPVTLPPGRPPGARLLAALGRDDRRCP; encoded by the coding sequence GTGCCCGGGCCGCCGGCCGATGAGGCGATGCTCGCCGCCGCGCTCGAGCACGCCGTCGCGTCGGCGGCCGGGGTCGGTCTCGCCGATCTCGGCCGGCCCTCGGCCTGCGACGGCTGGACCGTCGCCGACGCGCTTGCCCACCTCACGGGGTCCCTCCGCTGCGTGGCCACCGCACTCGCGTCCGGCGTCGTGCCGCCGGACACGCCGGCGCGGACCGGACCGGTCACCGCCCGGTGCCTCCGGCGCGATCTCGGCGACGCCGCGGCCGCGCTCACGGCCGCGGCAAGGGATCTTCGCGGCCGGCGCGCGGTCGCCGTCGACGGGCTGGCGCTGCCGTGTCACCAGCTGATCGTCGTGGGCGCCATCGAAGCGGCCGTCCACGGCTGGGACGCCGACCCGGCCCGGCCGATCCCCGGCGAGCTCGCCACCCGGTTGCTCGCCGAACTGCCGTCGGTGCTCGACGGCGGCACGCGCCGGGGGGTGTTCGCCGAGCCCGTCACCCTGCCGCCGGGGCGTCCTCCCGGTGCCCGGCTGCTCGCCGCCCTCGGGAGGGATGATCGACGATGTCCATGA
- a CDS encoding RNA polymerase subunit sigma-70: MSSEERLRDEFGSLRPALVAHCYRMTGSYQDAEDVVQETYLKAVRGVDAFEGRSSLKTWLYRIATNTCLTELNHRSRRVLPAGLGAPSDDPGARVFADDSVAWLGPLPDAVLGDPGEVVVRRESVRLALVAALQHLPARQRAAFLLREVLSWSAAEIADVLGISVPAVKSLLQRARVRLDELDLDGRPEPPGPEDERALLDRYIAAFEAEDTVALRTVIQDDFSLEAVPHPVWFRGVAVCLPFLERAFTAPGGAARLLPTRANGQPAAGSYRPDTTGVRRADGLWVFTVTDGRFSRAVKFHDPRLVTAAGLPGRL, translated from the coding sequence GTGTCTTCCGAGGAGCGGCTGCGGGACGAGTTCGGCTCGCTGCGCCCGGCGCTGGTCGCGCACTGCTACCGGATGACCGGGTCCTACCAGGACGCCGAAGACGTCGTCCAGGAGACCTACCTCAAGGCCGTCCGGGGCGTGGACGCCTTCGAAGGGCGGTCGTCCCTCAAGACGTGGCTCTACCGGATCGCCACCAACACCTGCCTCACCGAGCTGAACCACCGCAGCCGGCGGGTGCTGCCCGCCGGGCTCGGCGCACCGTCCGACGATCCGGGGGCGCGGGTCTTCGCCGACGACTCGGTCGCGTGGCTCGGGCCGCTGCCCGACGCCGTGCTCGGCGATCCGGGGGAGGTCGTGGTGCGGCGCGAGTCGGTCCGGCTGGCGCTGGTCGCGGCCCTGCAGCACCTCCCGGCTCGGCAGCGCGCCGCGTTCCTGCTGCGCGAAGTCCTCTCCTGGTCGGCCGCCGAAATCGCGGACGTCCTCGGCATCAGCGTGCCCGCGGTGAAGAGCCTCCTGCAGCGGGCCCGCGTCCGGCTCGACGAACTGGACCTCGACGGCCGGCCGGAGCCGCCCGGCCCGGAGGACGAGCGCGCGCTGCTCGACCGCTACATCGCGGCGTTCGAGGCCGAGGACACCGTGGCGCTGCGCACCGTCATCCAGGACGACTTCAGCCTCGAAGCGGTGCCGCACCCGGTCTGGTTCCGCGGCGTGGCGGTGTGCCTGCCGTTCCTGGAGCGGGCCTTCACCGCCCCGGGCGGCGCGGCCCGGCTGCTGCCCACCCGAGCCAACGGCCAGCCCGCCGCGGGCAGCTACCGTCCCGACACCACGGGCGTCCGGCGCGCCGACGGGCTGTGGGTGTTCACGGTGACCGACGGCCGCTTCTCCCGGGCGGTCAAGTTCCACGACCCCCGGCTGGTGACGGCGGCCGGGTTGCCCGGCCGGCTCTAG
- a CDS encoding DedA family protein gives MTGAAIVPATTGEPTGVAGWAVGLMESLGGPGAALVVGLDNLFPPLPSELVLPLAGFAAGQGAFTLGGALFWTTLGSVAGAVVVYLLGLRLGHDRTRRLVGRLPLVKAADFDRTAAWFARHGGKAVFFGRMIPVFRSFISVPAGVERMPFGRFLLYTTAGSLIWNTGFVVAGYLLGENWPLVERYAGFFQYAVLAIVTVAIGLFVVRRIKERKAV, from the coding sequence ATGACGGGCGCCGCCATCGTCCCGGCCACCACCGGAGAACCGACCGGGGTGGCCGGGTGGGCCGTCGGGCTGATGGAGTCGCTCGGGGGTCCCGGCGCCGCCCTCGTCGTCGGGCTGGACAACCTCTTCCCGCCCCTGCCCAGCGAGCTCGTCCTGCCGCTCGCCGGGTTCGCCGCCGGGCAGGGTGCCTTCACGCTCGGCGGTGCTCTCTTCTGGACCACCCTCGGGTCCGTGGCCGGTGCCGTCGTCGTCTACCTGCTGGGCCTGCGGCTCGGGCACGACCGCACGCGCCGGCTCGTCGGCCGGCTCCCACTGGTCAAGGCCGCCGACTTCGACCGCACCGCGGCCTGGTTCGCCCGGCACGGCGGCAAGGCCGTCTTCTTCGGCCGGATGATCCCGGTCTTCCGGAGCTTCATCTCCGTTCCCGCCGGGGTCGAACGGATGCCGTTCGGGCGGTTCCTGCTCTACACCACGGCGGGCAGCTTGATCTGGAACACCGGGTTCGTCGTCGCGGGCTACCTGCTCGGCGAGAACTGGCCGCTGGTCGAGCGGTACGCCGGGTTCTTCCAGTACGCCGTCCTGGCGATCGTCACCGTCGCGATCGGACTGTTCGTGGTCCGCCGGATCAAGGAGCGCAAGGCCGTTTAA
- a CDS encoding bacteriophage spanin2 family protein: MRLKTTVLAGGLLLTLTGCGVAETAGQVGNAASTAAVCADAVRIATANPDLTNPQAAADRAHAAADELTGLAAKAANTTAAEAINGLATTLRETTVDELVKTPAAWVQEKADQVAALTKACAGS; encoded by the coding sequence ATGCGCCTCAAGACAACGGTCCTCGCCGGAGGTCTCCTGCTGACCCTGACGGGCTGCGGCGTGGCCGAGACGGCCGGCCAGGTGGGCAACGCGGCCTCGACGGCGGCGGTCTGCGCGGACGCGGTCCGGATCGCCACGGCGAACCCGGACCTGACGAACCCCCAGGCGGCGGCCGACCGGGCCCACGCGGCGGCGGACGAGCTGACGGGGCTGGCCGCGAAGGCGGCGAACACCACGGCGGCCGAAGCGATCAACGGCTTGGCGACGACGTTGCGCGAGACGACGGTCGACGAGCTGGTGAAGACCCCGGCAGCCTGGGTGCAGGAGAAGGCGGACCAGGTGGCGGCCCTGACCAAGGCCTGCGCCGGCTCATGA
- a CDS encoding TerC family protein — protein MTVPIWAWAAVLGVILAMLAIDLAAHRKTPVVGVRSALAWSGAWVVLGLAFGAVVWWVWGAEFAGQYFAGYVIEKSLAVDNVFVFAIIFGYFAVPREYQHRILFYGVVGALVFRAVFIAAGSVLIASFAWILYVFGAFLVITGVRMALHRDETVDYEQNRVLRAFRRLVPSTDGDHGGKFLVRQAGRWVATPLLAVLVLIEVTDVVFAVDSIPAIFAVTQEPFLVFTSNAFAVLGLRAMYFLLADVMHRFVYLKLGLALVLVWVGVKMLLLDVWKIPTVLSLGVVGAILATAVTASLLRTSAVSRKE, from the coding sequence GTGACCGTCCCGATCTGGGCCTGGGCCGCCGTGCTCGGCGTCATCCTGGCCATGCTCGCGATCGACCTGGCCGCCCACCGCAAGACACCCGTCGTCGGCGTCCGGTCGGCGCTGGCCTGGTCCGGCGCGTGGGTGGTGCTCGGGCTCGCCTTCGGCGCCGTGGTCTGGTGGGTCTGGGGCGCGGAGTTCGCGGGCCAGTACTTCGCCGGCTACGTCATCGAGAAATCCCTCGCCGTCGACAACGTCTTCGTGTTCGCGATCATCTTCGGCTACTTCGCGGTCCCCCGTGAGTACCAGCACCGAATCCTGTTCTACGGCGTGGTGGGTGCCCTGGTGTTCCGGGCGGTGTTCATCGCCGCGGGCTCGGTGCTGATCGCGAGCTTCGCCTGGATCCTCTACGTCTTCGGCGCTTTCCTCGTCATCACCGGCGTGCGGATGGCGCTGCACCGCGACGAGACGGTCGACTACGAGCAGAACCGGGTGCTGCGGGCGTTCCGCCGGCTCGTCCCGTCCACCGACGGCGACCACGGCGGGAAGTTCCTGGTCCGGCAGGCCGGCCGCTGGGTCGCCACGCCGCTGCTGGCGGTCCTGGTGCTGATCGAGGTCACCGACGTCGTCTTCGCGGTCGACTCGATCCCGGCGATCTTCGCCGTCACCCAGGAACCGTTCCTGGTGTTCACGTCGAACGCCTTCGCGGTCCTCGGCCTGCGGGCGATGTACTTCCTGCTCGCCGACGTGATGCACCGGTTCGTGTACCTGAAGCTCGGCTTGGCGCTGGTGCTGGTCTGGGTCGGCGTGAAGATGCTGCTGCTGGACGTCTGGAAGATCCCGACGGTGCTCTCGCTGGGCGTGGTCGGCGCCATCCTCGCGACGGCGGTCACCGCCAGCCTGCTCCGAACCTCCGCTGTCTCCCGAAAGGAATGA
- a CDS encoding winged helix-turn-helix domain-containing protein has product MASWTFLSNHAHVLLCVAADPDRTLHDIAERVGITERGVQLILADLIAEGYLERERVGRRNHYKIHPEGRLRHPLEAHHRVADLVAALGLDPGELPAPDAAITRRRGAAG; this is encoded by the coding sequence ATGGCTTCGTGGACGTTCCTCAGCAACCACGCGCACGTCCTGCTGTGCGTGGCCGCGGATCCCGACCGGACGCTGCACGACATCGCCGAGCGGGTGGGCATCACCGAACGCGGGGTGCAGCTGATCCTCGCGGACCTGATCGCGGAGGGCTACCTCGAGCGCGAGCGCGTCGGACGGCGCAACCACTACAAGATCCACCCGGAAGGCCGGCTGCGCCACCCGCTGGAGGCGCACCACCGGGTGGCCGACCTGGTCGCGGCGCTCGGCCTCGATCCCGGCGAACTCCCGGCACCCGACGCGGCGATCACCCGGCGGCGAGGAGCGGCAGGCTGA